aataataatctaCTCTAAGTGAATCATTTTTTCAGaatgacacatttttaaaaataaaaatatcactatttcttactttattctctccacgtaatttataaaataatattatgcaaaatattatttcataatagAAATGTCTCATTTAAAATGGAACGGTGACACGGTGATCGGGGAGGTAACTTTTTTATTGtgttaaataacaaaaaccgaagacaataaaataacaagGGCAGGGGCTATATTAGTAAATACGATTACAGGGGCAATATAGTAATTTTGACGTGGCCACACTCTTCTTAACACTCACTTCACTACTCTATGAAGATTGAAGAACTCTCTTCCTCTCTAATGTCTTCTTCATCCAACAAAATAGGTAACATGACCACGAAAATTGTGCGGCTGAAGCAAGTCGTAACCCGCTGGAAATCCAAGAGCGCGAGGACCAGCATTTCCTACTCCTCATCCGACTCCGATTCCGACGAACCGGCGCCTCCAAACCGCCGCACTCCCTCCGGCTACGTCGCGGTCTACGTCGGCCCGGAGCGCCTCCGTTTCGTAATCCCCACCCGGTTCCTCAACCTCCCGGTCTTCGTCGCCCTCCTCAGCCAGGCCGAGGAGGAATTCGGCTACCCGCCCACCGGCGCCCTCACTCTCCCCTGCGAAACCGCCTTCTTCTCCACCATCCTCCGCCTCCTCGACAAAGACGAGGAGAAGTTCTGCGCCCTAACCATCCACGAATTCGCTCAATTCGCCTCCGAATCGTGCAATTGGTCATCCTACAAATGATCCAGCCCCATTGCTGAAGAGAACTAGGGTTT
The genomic region above belongs to Salvia hispanica cultivar TCC Black 2014 chromosome 3, UniMelb_Shisp_WGS_1.0, whole genome shotgun sequence and contains:
- the LOC125217038 gene encoding auxin-induced protein X10A-like gives rise to the protein MSSSSNKIGNMTTKIVRLKQVVTRWKSKSARTSISYSSSDSDSDEPAPPNRRTPSGYVAVYVGPERLRFVIPTRFLNLPVFVALLSQAEEEFGYPPTGALTLPCETAFFSTILRLLDKDEEKFCALTIHEFAQFASESCNWSSYK